A genomic segment from Patescibacteria group bacterium encodes:
- a CDS encoding glycosyltransferase family 1 protein, translated as MKIAIDARIINTSTGRYIDRLLEYLQQIDTDNEYVVLLRADDFDRWQPTNPNFTKAVADYPPYTFREQIQFAWLLYRLQPDLVHFTGPQQPLLYFGKKTTSILDLTLVNFVNKRQEGPLKNFYKHTIKPLVFKVLVRRVIRSSDQLITITNFVRQQVVSSYKADPQKVTTTYLAGEPPSTKITPIPKLKGKKFILYVGNAFPYKNLGALIDAFAVAKLKDYQLVLAGKPDFFYGELAEYVQQRDISSVYFAGFVSDEELAWLYQNAELYVFPSLSEGFGLPGLEAMSYGLPVASSTATCLPEVYGDAAVYFDPEDINEMAKVIKTTLADKKLLAKLKTAGPKRAGQFNWKRTAEQTLKVYQQALKSE; from the coding sequence ATGAAGATCGCCATCGACGCTCGTATCATCAACACCAGCACCGGCCGATATATTGATCGGCTACTGGAATATTTACAGCAGATTGACACCGATAATGAGTATGTTGTGTTGTTACGCGCCGATGATTTTGATCGCTGGCAGCCCACCAACCCAAACTTTACCAAGGCGGTTGCCGACTACCCACCATACACCTTCCGCGAGCAGATCCAGTTTGCCTGGCTGTTATACCGCCTGCAGCCCGACCTGGTTCACTTTACTGGGCCACAACAACCCTTGCTTTATTTTGGTAAAAAAACAACCAGCATACTTGATCTAACGCTCGTTAACTTTGTGAATAAGCGCCAAGAGGGGCCATTAAAAAACTTTTACAAACACACCATTAAGCCGTTGGTTTTTAAAGTTTTAGTGCGCCGGGTTATCCGTAGTTCTGACCAGCTCATCACCATAACCAACTTTGTCCGCCAACAGGTGGTATCAAGTTACAAAGCCGATCCCCAAAAGGTCACCACCACCTACCTGGCAGGCGAACCGCCCTCCACTAAAATCACCCCTATACCCAAGCTCAAGGGTAAGAAATTCATCCTTTATGTTGGCAATGCTTTTCCTTATAAAAACCTTGGGGCTCTAATTGACGCCTTTGCGGTTGCTAAACTTAAAGACTACCAGCTCGTCCTTGCCGGCAAGCCCGACTTTTTTTACGGAGAACTGGCCGAGTACGTTCAGCAAAGAGATATTTCTTCGGTTTACTTCGCTGGCTTTGTTAGCGACGAGGAGCTAGCTTGGTTATACCAAAACGCCGAGCTTTACGTGTTCCCCTCGCTTTCGGAGGGTTTTGGATTGCCCGGTCTTGAAGCCATGAGCTATGGTTTACCGGTGGCCTCCTCAACCGCTACCTGTCTGCCAGAGGTTTACGGCGACGCCGCGGTTTACTTTGACCCAGAAGATATTAACGAGATGGCTAAAGTTATTAAAACCACTCTGGCCGATAAGAAGCTGCTAGCCAAACTAAAAACCGCCGGACCAAAGCGGGCCGGACAGTTTAACTGGAAGCGAACCGCTGAACAAACTCTCAAGGTCTACCAGCAAGCTCTCAAATCCGAGTAG